The following are from one region of the Chromobacterium phragmitis genome:
- a CDS encoding 5-carboxymethyl-2-hydroxymuconate Delta-isomerase: protein MPHCVIECSAEIAGHPDIDRLLLAVHEAANASGLFQSADIKVRLQSYDDFLVGGRDEDFVHIACHVLAGRSDDQKGRLADLLVRAACERLPGVESVSCEVRDMAPAAYSRRDKLLARG, encoded by the coding sequence ATGCCCCACTGCGTGATCGAATGCTCGGCCGAGATCGCCGGCCACCCGGACATCGACCGCCTGCTGCTTGCCGTCCACGAGGCCGCCAACGCCAGCGGCCTGTTCCAGAGCGCCGACATCAAGGTCAGGCTGCAGTCCTACGACGACTTCCTGGTGGGCGGCCGCGACGAGGATTTCGTCCATATCGCCTGCCATGTCCTGGCCGGCCGCAGCGACGATCAGAAGGGACGATTGGCCGACCTGCTGGTGCGCGCGGCCTGCGAGCGGCTGCCCGGCGTCGAATCCGTCAGCTGCGAAGTGCGCGACATGGCGCCCGCCGCCTACAGCCGGCGCGACAAGCTGCTGGCCCGCGGCTGA
- a CDS encoding ATP-binding protein, with the protein MRRPRSLQARLMLVLLLIVPATWLAASAFAVWLAQREVDELFDTQMAQFARQLLAIDVHGLQPDDPPKLKHLLAGADKGRMDNDDMGLAIWDAQGRRVLCDGRGRRFDYEPARRGFQDYLGHDRHHDWRLLYLPAPDGSRMVAVGQKLGLRQEMVASVVKAQLLPWLIGLPLMLAAILLALRRELAPFRRLADAIAGRAADDNSPVAAEVPQEVEPLLRALNALFVRIADMLERERRFTADAAHELRTPLAALRVQAEVLALAPDEGGRRHALEQLQLGIARAGRLVEQLLALSRLDPLPHPQQRQAVDWARLAEGLMAELAAGADGVEWKLDWRCAPEKALPLAGDAILVGLMLRNLLENACRYGPADGVVELRLEEHAVSVLDRGPGIAPEWLGRVRERFFRPPGQEQPGSGLGLSIVERIAELHGLRLALKNRPDGGLEARLERR; encoded by the coding sequence GTGAGGCGGCCGCGCAGCCTGCAGGCCCGGCTGATGCTGGTGCTGCTGCTGATCGTGCCCGCCACTTGGCTGGCGGCGTCGGCATTCGCGGTGTGGCTGGCCCAGCGCGAGGTGGACGAGCTGTTCGATACCCAGATGGCGCAGTTTGCGCGCCAGCTGTTGGCGATAGATGTCCACGGCCTGCAGCCGGACGATCCGCCCAAGCTCAAGCATCTGCTGGCCGGGGCGGACAAGGGCAGGATGGACAACGATGACATGGGCTTGGCGATCTGGGACGCCCAAGGCCGGCGGGTATTGTGCGACGGTCGCGGCCGCCGTTTCGACTACGAGCCGGCACGGCGGGGCTTCCAGGATTATCTCGGGCATGACCGTCATCACGACTGGCGGTTGCTGTATCTGCCGGCGCCGGACGGATCGCGGATGGTGGCGGTGGGACAGAAGCTGGGCTTGCGCCAGGAGATGGTGGCCAGCGTGGTCAAGGCCCAATTGTTGCCGTGGCTGATCGGCCTGCCGCTGATGCTGGCGGCGATCCTGCTGGCGCTGCGGCGGGAGCTGGCGCCGTTCCGCCGGCTGGCCGACGCCATCGCCGGCCGCGCGGCGGACGACAACAGCCCGGTGGCGGCCGAGGTGCCGCAGGAGGTGGAGCCGCTGCTGCGGGCGCTGAACGCGCTGTTCGTCCGCATCGCCGACATGCTGGAGCGCGAGCGCCGCTTCACCGCCGACGCCGCCCATGAGCTGCGCACGCCGCTGGCGGCGCTGCGGGTGCAGGCCGAGGTGCTGGCGCTGGCGCCGGACGAGGGCGGCCGCCGCCACGCGCTGGAGCAGCTGCAACTGGGCATCGCCCGGGCCGGCCGGCTGGTTGAGCAATTGCTGGCCTTGTCGCGGCTGGATCCGCTGCCGCATCCCCAGCAGCGCCAGGCGGTGGATTGGGCGCGTTTGGCCGAGGGCTTGATGGCGGAGCTGGCGGCCGGAGCCGACGGCGTGGAGTGGAAGCTGGACTGGCGCTGCGCGCCGGAAAAGGCGCTGCCATTGGCGGGCGACGCGATCCTGGTGGGGCTGATGCTGCGCAATCTGCTGGAAAACGCCTGCCGCTACGGGCCGGCCGACGGCGTGGTGGAATTAAGGCTGGAGGAGCATGCGGTCAGCGTGCTGGACCGAGGGCCGGGCATCGCGCCGGAATGGCTGGGGCGGGTGCGCGAGCGTTTTTTCCGTCCGCCCGGCCAGGAACAGCCGGGCAGCGGCCTGGGCCTGTCCATCGTCGAGCGCATCGCCGAGCTGCACGGCCTGCGGCTGGCATTGAAGAACCGGCCGGATGGCGGTCTGGAAGCCCGGCTGGAACGGCGCTGA
- a CDS encoding response regulator, producing the protein MRILVVEDDAQIGDGLKMGLQQLGFAVDWLRDGRQALAALPAAPYDAVVLDLGLPGMDGMDILAAWRRAGRDEPVLVLTARDALADRVGGLDAGADDYLAKPFALSEVAARLRALTRRRHGQCGPLLSHGRLSLDPVARAATLDGAPLELTARELALLELLLSSKGRVLPRELIEEKLYGWGQELESNALEVHVHHLRKKLGAGFIRTLRGIGYTLGEPA; encoded by the coding sequence ATGCGGATACTGGTGGTGGAAGACGACGCGCAGATAGGCGACGGCTTGAAAATGGGGTTGCAGCAGCTGGGCTTCGCGGTGGACTGGCTGCGCGACGGCCGCCAGGCGCTGGCCGCGCTGCCCGCCGCGCCCTACGACGCGGTGGTGCTGGACCTGGGCCTGCCCGGCATGGACGGCATGGATATCCTCGCCGCTTGGCGCCGGGCCGGCCGCGACGAGCCGGTGCTGGTGCTGACCGCGCGCGACGCGCTGGCCGACCGCGTCGGCGGCCTGGACGCCGGCGCCGACGACTATCTGGCCAAGCCTTTCGCCTTGTCCGAAGTGGCCGCGCGGCTGCGCGCGCTGACCCGCCGCCGCCATGGCCAGTGCGGCCCGCTGCTCAGCCATGGGCGGCTCAGCCTGGACCCGGTGGCGCGGGCCGCGACGCTGGACGGCGCGCCGCTGGAGCTGACCGCGCGCGAGCTGGCGCTGCTGGAACTGCTGCTCAGCAGCAAGGGCCGGGTGCTGCCGCGCGAATTGATAGAGGAAAAATTGTACGGCTGGGGGCAGGAGCTGGAGAGTAACGCGCTGGAAGTGCATGTCCACCACTTGCGCAAAAAGCTGGGCGCCGGCTTCATCCGCACCTTGCGCGGCATCGGCTACACGCTGGGGGAGCCGGCGTGA